A region of Argentina anserina chromosome 5, drPotAnse1.1, whole genome shotgun sequence DNA encodes the following proteins:
- the LOC126795452 gene encoding uncharacterized protein LOC126795452 encodes MRLVWVPRPVFLLFLAIVLVLIFLFQSISQQNNLQFSSNPLFVFSICNIIIVAIIIGDHRPSGVEVDSILPFLSGSAEDATYYSKDDGSSKQYCNIAGLVNSSENVDNDVDESEENTNYDSDGYDEDDDDNGSSDEIGWGNTDESDDNLETRVEDFINRVYKGWQEERLRDSLYSPLQFFGYTNPL; translated from the coding sequence ATGAGGCTTGTTTGGGTGCCTAGGCCCGTGTTTCTGTTGTTCCTAGCCATTGTTCTCGTcctaatctttttatttcagtCGATTTCACAACAAAACAATCTTCAGTTCTCATCGAATCCTCTTTTTGTGTTTTCGATTTGTAACATCATAATTGTTGCCATCATTATTGGTGATCATCGACCATCTGGTGTGGAAGTTGACAGCATCTTACCATTCCTATCCGGTTCAGCAGAAGATGCAACTTACTATAGTAAGGATGATGGTAGCAGCAAGCAGTACTGTAATATAGCTGGTCTTGTTAATAGCAGTGAGAATGTTGACAATGATGTTGATGAAAGTGAAGAAAATACAAATTATGATTCTGATGGTTACGATGAAGATGACGACGACAATGGTAGCAGCGATGAAATTGGTTGGGGGAACACAGATGAATCTGATGATAACTTGGAGACGAGAGTCGAAGACTTCATCAACAGGGTTTACAAGGGATGGCAGGAAGAGAGGTTAAGGGATAGTCTGTACAGTCCCCTGCAATTTTTTGGTTACACCAATCCCTTATAA